One genomic region from Jilunia laotingensis encodes:
- a CDS encoding InlB B-repeat-containing protein codes for MRKVYLFLSLLLVAVWATAQVKSEIKITTSKEYGATLDMWPKSTSKEDAISIDWGDGELKEYNIDPNGMPYFTKVSGRIVGDTIRIFTKLVNLECSEGNVTSLTLIDQPLLTNLLVNDNELTSDKCILDGATNLKVVNLSKNQLTIFDMRPFEKLEMFSANDNESLSTVLFADGNSVLRSIDMANCDISHFYPIHLPGLESLNLSNGSLMELELADYYPNLESLNVSGNYISEIDIASCSKLSSFNCSENLLKEINVTQNPELLNLFCGGNQIEELNVSNQPKMTNLGCGENLLKSLDVSKLPSLTSLTCDGNQLKRLDLSNNEFLSRLYCKDNQLEFLDFAGNPRLDYVDCRNNANMTACTLNYMFSTMLSRYRDPYSPNLLIAGSNPEHADTEEINSADMKWMTDVKGDGTAVCDSVVITMMPSENGSYRLEQPSLYGKDYKEVTKKAMAGTPVKVVATPDSDYKYESVTVGGETIADTLFVLKEDAAISVNFKSTFVPYITVDVAAGTQMSFALRAAEEDTEVSVDWGDGVESAYTVGTGVSRIDGYAAGTTVKIAGAVIEADFTSYPGMGLWDNQLTGIDISHNDGLVSLSTYMNPVQKLTVGNCLDLEYLDCAYCELDELDVTANTKLVTLLCYGNELTKLDVTKCTQLEELSAKNNQLAELNLSGNTKLVSLDVQNNELEQIDVTQMKNLESLAINANKIREIDLANNAELRILTVSGNELTSLNLSHNTKLGKLLCADNKLAALDLSHHTGIYYIDCGGNSMTACALNDLYYGLPEYPELEEPVKGFTLWVKGSDEGTCNDAEHAESLIATGKGWRINYEGDGTGCNEAYITVKEPVNGKIQLMDSNNKKVVSGGKVAKNTVVTVITEPDEGYQVESVKANGKEVVENAFTVLRATDVVAKFTILSGIDMNEKEAITVIGGKNNITFDASAQAEIGIYSMDGVQIQKKTISDNERIDLPAGMYVVTVKTGQANVSKVVVVY; via the coding sequence ATGAGAAAAGTTTACCTGTTTTTAAGTTTGCTACTTGTTGCTGTATGGGCAACTGCACAAGTGAAGAGTGAAATTAAGATTACCACTTCAAAAGAGTATGGAGCTACTTTGGATATGTGGCCTAAATCTACTTCCAAAGAGGATGCGATAAGTATTGATTGGGGAGATGGAGAATTGAAAGAATACAACATTGATCCGAATGGGATGCCTTACTTTACGAAAGTGAGCGGAAGGATTGTAGGCGACACTATCCGTATCTTTACAAAATTAGTCAATTTGGAATGTTCCGAAGGGAATGTAACTTCTCTGACCTTGATTGACCAACCTTTATTGACTAATTTGCTGGTGAATGACAATGAACTTACTTCGGATAAATGTATTCTTGATGGTGCCACCAACTTGAAAGTGGTAAACTTGAGCAAGAATCAACTGACTATTTTCGATATGCGTCCTTTCGAGAAGCTGGAAATGTTCTCTGCAAATGATAATGAGTCTTTAAGTACTGTACTGTTTGCCGATGGAAATTCAGTGTTACGCAGCATTGACATGGCAAATTGTGATATCAGTCATTTTTATCCTATCCATCTGCCGGGATTGGAATCATTGAATCTGTCTAACGGTTCGCTGATGGAACTTGAACTTGCCGACTATTATCCTAACTTGGAATCTTTGAATGTCAGTGGTAACTATATTTCGGAAATCGATATTGCTTCCTGTTCCAAACTCAGTTCGTTTAATTGCAGTGAGAATCTGCTTAAGGAGATTAACGTAACTCAGAATCCCGAGCTGCTCAATCTTTTTTGTGGCGGCAACCAAATAGAGGAATTAAATGTATCTAATCAACCTAAGATGACGAACCTAGGATGTGGTGAGAATCTTCTGAAAAGCCTGGATGTTTCCAAACTTCCCAGTCTGACCTCTCTGACATGTGATGGTAATCAACTGAAGCGTTTGGATCTTTCCAACAACGAATTTCTTTCAAGATTATATTGTAAAGACAACCAGTTGGAGTTTCTTGATTTCGCTGGGAATCCACGCCTTGATTATGTCGATTGTCGTAACAATGCCAACATGACGGCATGTACGCTGAATTATATGTTTTCTACCATGTTGAGTAGATATCGCGATCCTTACAGTCCCAATTTGCTGATCGCAGGGAGCAACCCCGAACATGCGGATACGGAAGAGATAAATTCAGCGGATATGAAATGGATGACGGATGTGAAGGGGGACGGTACTGCTGTCTGTGACTCCGTTGTAATAACAATGATGCCTTCCGAAAATGGCAGTTATCGTCTCGAACAGCCTTCTTTGTATGGGAAAGATTATAAGGAAGTAACTAAAAAGGCCATGGCCGGTACTCCAGTCAAAGTGGTGGCTACACCCGATAGTGATTATAAATATGAGAGTGTGACGGTCGGTGGAGAAACAATTGCCGATACCTTGTTTGTATTGAAAGAAGATGCAGCCATTTCGGTAAATTTCAAATCGACATTTGTTCCTTACATCACTGTCGATGTGGCGGCCGGAACTCAGATGTCATTTGCCTTGAGAGCTGCGGAGGAAGATACGGAAGTCAGCGTGGATTGGGGCGATGGCGTTGAAAGTGCTTATACGGTAGGTACGGGTGTGAGTCGTATAGACGGATATGCTGCCGGAACAACCGTTAAGATTGCAGGTGCGGTCATTGAAGCCGACTTTACGAGCTATCCCGGTATGGGATTATGGGACAATCAGTTGACGGGTATCGATATTTCCCATAACGATGGTTTGGTTTCCCTGAGTACTTATATGAATCCGGTGCAGAAGTTAACGGTAGGCAATTGCCTTGACCTTGAATATTTGGATTGTGCTTATTGTGAACTTGACGAACTGGATGTTACTGCCAATACGAAATTGGTTACATTGCTTTGCTATGGCAATGAACTAACCAAACTGGATGTAACCAAATGTACGCAATTGGAGGAATTAAGTGCCAAGAACAATCAGCTGGCAGAACTCAACCTGTCCGGTAATACGAAACTTGTATCCCTTGATGTGCAGAATAATGAACTGGAACAAATTGATGTTACACAAATGAAGAATCTGGAAAGTCTCGCTATCAATGCGAACAAGATTCGTGAGATCGATTTGGCAAACAACGCGGAACTTCGGATTCTTACGGTATCTGGCAATGAATTGACCTCTTTGAACTTGAGTCATAATACGAAACTCGGTAAACTTTTATGTGCCGACAACAAGTTGGCTGCTTTGGATCTGAGCCACCATACTGGTATCTATTACATCGACTGTGGTGGAAACAGCATGACTGCTTGCGCCTTGAATGATCTTTATTACGGTTTGCCCGAATATCCTGAACTCGAAGAGCCTGTGAAAGGATTTACACTTTGGGTTAAAGGTTCTGATGAAGGCACATGCAATGATGCCGAACATGCCGAATCTCTTATTGCCACCGGTAAGGGTTGGAGGATAAATTATGAAGGTGACGGAACCGGATGTAACGAAGCTTATATTACGGTGAAAGAACCTGTGAACGGCAAAATACAATTAATGGACAGTAACAATAAGAAAGTTGTTTCCGGTGGTAAAGTGGCTAAAAACACAGTGGTGACCGTTATAACCGAACCGGATGAAGGCTATCAGGTAGAGAGCGTTAAAGCTAACGGCAAAGAGGTGGTTGAAAATGCATTTACCGTATTACGGGCTACGGACGTAGTTGCCAAATTCACTATCTTATCAGGTATCGATATGAATGAAAAAGAGGCAATCACCGTTATCGGAGGAAAAAATAATATCACATTTGATGCCTCCGCGCAAGCTGAAATCGGAATCTATTCCATGGATGGTGTACAGATTCAGAAGAAGACTATTTCTGATAACGAAAGGATCGATTTGCCGGCAGGTATGTATGTGGTGACTGTGAAGACTGGCCAGGCAAATGTGTCTAAAGTGGTTGTAGTTTACTAG
- the rbfA gene encoding 30S ribosome-binding factor RbfA produces METTRQNKISRLLQKELSEIFLLQTKAMPGILISVSAVRISPDMSIARVYLSVFPSEKAEEMVKNINNNMKSIRYELGMRVRHQLRIIPELKFFVDDSLDYIEKIDSLLKE; encoded by the coding sequence ATGGAAACAACCCGTCAGAATAAAATATCCCGTTTGTTGCAGAAAGAACTAAGTGAAATTTTCTTGCTTCAGACCAAAGCCATGCCCGGAATATTGATATCGGTAAGTGCCGTGCGTATCAGTCCCGATATGAGCATTGCCCGCGTTTATCTCAGTGTGTTCCCCTCTGAAAAAGCGGAAGAAATGGTAAAGAATATCAATAACAATATGAAGTCCATCCGTTATGAACTTGGAATGCGGGTACGTCATCAGCTGCGTATCATTCCCGAGTTGAAGTTTTTTGTGGACGATTCTTTAGACTATATTGAAAAGATTGATTCTTTGCTGAAAGAGTGA
- a CDS encoding FtsX-like permease family protein, translating into MNLPFYIARRYLFSKKKHNAINIISAISVCGVALATLALVCTLSVFNGFQDMVAGLFTAFDPELKITIREGKVFDGQDERIRAIRTLPEVSVFTETLEENAMVQYKDRQTMAVIKGVEDNFEDLTAIDSILYGAGDFLLHDSIVDYGVMGIELVSTLGTGIQFVDPLQIYTPKRNVKVNMANPASSFNMDYLFSPGAVFVVNQQKYDSRYILTSLDFVRRMLDYTSEVSAVELRLKPDASLSSVKSKIASMLGDEFLVQDRYEQQADVFRIMEIEKLISYLFLTFILMIACFNVIGSLSMLILDKKEDVVTLRNLGADDRLIRRIFLFEGRLISLFGALIGIVLGLGLCFIQQKFGLITLGGGGGQFIVDAYPVSVHFWDVVLVFVTVLSVGFLSVWYPVRYLSKRLLSN; encoded by the coding sequence GTGAACCTGCCTTTTTACATAGCTAGGCGCTACCTCTTCTCGAAGAAGAAGCATAATGCCATTAACATTATCTCCGCCATATCCGTATGCGGGGTGGCTCTTGCTACGTTGGCACTTGTTTGTACTCTTTCCGTCTTCAACGGTTTCCAGGATATGGTAGCCGGACTGTTTACCGCTTTCGATCCCGAACTGAAGATTACCATCCGCGAGGGTAAGGTTTTCGATGGTCAGGACGAACGAATTAGGGCTATCCGGACATTGCCCGAAGTCTCGGTCTTTACCGAAACATTGGAGGAGAACGCCATGGTACAATACAAAGATCGCCAAACAATGGCAGTCATCAAAGGGGTGGAAGATAACTTCGAGGATCTTACGGCAATCGATAGTATCCTGTATGGTGCGGGAGACTTCCTGTTGCACGATTCCATCGTGGATTATGGAGTGATGGGTATCGAACTGGTATCTACGCTGGGGACGGGAATACAATTTGTCGATCCCCTTCAAATCTATACGCCGAAGAGGAACGTGAAAGTAAACATGGCCAATCCTGCCTCTTCCTTCAACATGGATTACCTGTTTTCCCCCGGTGCCGTATTCGTGGTTAACCAGCAAAAATATGATTCCCGCTACATACTGACTTCGCTTGATTTTGTCCGCCGGATGCTGGATTACACTTCCGAAGTGTCTGCGGTGGAATTGAGGCTAAAGCCGGATGCTTCTCTCTCTTCCGTCAAGTCGAAGATAGCTTCGATGTTAGGGGATGAGTTTCTTGTACAAGATCGTTACGAGCAACAGGCAGACGTGTTCCGTATCATGGAAATAGAAAAACTGATCTCTTACCTCTTTCTCACTTTTATCCTCATGATTGCTTGTTTCAATGTCATTGGCTCTCTTTCCATGCTGATTTTGGATAAGAAAGAAGATGTGGTCACGTTGCGCAATCTTGGAGCCGACGACCGGCTGATCCGGCGAATATTCCTTTTTGAAGGTCGGTTGATTTCTCTCTTCGGGGCCTTGATCGGCATTGTACTCGGACTGGGACTTTGTTTTATCCAGCAAAAGTTCGGACTGATCACTCTCGGTGGGGGAGGCGGACAGTTTATTGTCGATGCCTACCCCGTAAGTGTCCATTTCTGGGATGTGGTACTGGTCTTCGTTACCGTCCTGTCTGTTGGTTTCCTTTCGGTATGGTATCCGGTACGGTATTTAAGCAAACGGCTTCTTTCTAATTGA
- a CDS encoding glycosyl hydrolase 115 family protein: MKHLFLLTLLLIPCTLFAEVKLSDRPSSGKDAFNLVERKSQAAICFDDNDYLVVKKAASLFAADVEMVTGHKPSLQTDLRNNKTLLIVGTIEKNAFIRQLSKEGKIDISPLEDAWERYLIQTVKNPFPGVSSALVVAGSDRRGAAYGLFSLSELIGVSPWYWWADVPVKKHTTLCLYAPATLSKSPSVKYRGIFLNDEDWGLTPWASKNFEKERGNIGPKTYAKICELLLRLKANHLAPAMHPVSTAFNQIPENKLVADSFAIVMGSTHCEPLLLNTASEWDKKTMGAWDYNTNKDKINEVLSRRIEENCAYENVYTLALRGLHDAAMGVGVPIKEKVKMLGSALLDQRNILASHIKKPIETVPQAFTPYKEVLEIYSNGLELPDDVTIIWPDDNYGYLKRLSGINEQKRSGRAGVYYHVSYLGVPHSYLWFSTTPPALMYEELRKAYDTTADRIWLLNCGDMKGSEMQVSLFLSMAYDIDRFNADNVVTYPARWLSGMFGESYYTRLEDITRSHIQLAFSRKPEYMGWGYHWNLFNHSCERLTDTDFSLTNYGEVEGRLNEYKRIGAEAGKILNTLEEESRPAFFQLLYYPVKGAELMNRMTLNGQRNRWYARQQRAATNRMKKEVQLCYDSLQTITADYNALLDGKWKYMMSMRQNYDNVSAYFQLPHLEEYVPAGSPRLALQVKNEDAAITQRSFHALPCFNTYLHRSYWIDLYNKGNGFIKWQAQPSADWIVLNKTSGETATEERIQVSVDWKKVPTGENILGNIRFTDGKAEKEVLLSVFNPASPRPEEVEGIYVEDNGCISIPGAGFHRKHENADIQMHILDGIGIEGQSLQMGNPVAPLQIFRAKEVPHIEYDFYTFDAGSVDVYTYVLPTFPLHADRDFRLSENTNVDTKYSIRIDDGAIATPTTSAVEYTQVWFEGVLRNYTVNKSTLHIDKPGRHTLQIRCGDPGVVIQKIVLDFGGMKRSYLGPNSTLSFRTK; this comes from the coding sequence ATGAAACATCTCTTTTTGTTAACATTATTGCTTATTCCGTGTACGCTATTCGCGGAAGTCAAACTATCCGACCGTCCCTCTTCGGGGAAAGACGCATTCAATTTAGTCGAACGGAAGTCACAAGCCGCCATTTGCTTTGACGACAACGATTACTTAGTGGTAAAAAAAGCCGCCTCGCTGTTTGCCGCAGATGTCGAGATGGTAACCGGGCATAAACCTTCCTTACAGACAGACTTACGGAATAATAAGACGCTTCTGATTGTCGGCACCATCGAAAAGAATGCCTTTATCCGGCAATTGAGCAAAGAAGGAAAGATCGACATCTCTCCTTTGGAAGATGCCTGGGAACGTTATCTGATTCAAACGGTAAAGAATCCTTTCCCGGGAGTAAGCAGTGCCTTGGTCGTGGCAGGAAGTGACCGCCGGGGGGCAGCCTATGGACTCTTTTCCCTCTCTGAACTGATTGGTGTTTCCCCCTGGTACTGGTGGGCGGATGTCCCCGTGAAGAAACATACCACTCTCTGCCTATATGCACCCGCCACACTATCCAAATCGCCCTCGGTAAAATACAGGGGTATTTTCCTGAATGACGAAGATTGGGGACTGACTCCGTGGGCATCTAAAAACTTTGAAAAAGAAAGAGGGAACATCGGTCCAAAGACGTATGCCAAGATCTGCGAGCTTTTGCTGAGGCTAAAGGCAAACCATCTGGCACCCGCCATGCACCCGGTATCCACAGCTTTCAACCAGATACCCGAGAACAAGCTGGTAGCGGACTCCTTTGCCATCGTCATGGGATCGACCCATTGCGAACCGCTGCTACTGAATACCGCCAGCGAATGGGATAAGAAGACAATGGGAGCTTGGGACTATAACACCAATAAAGATAAAATCAACGAAGTTCTCTCCAGACGGATTGAGGAAAACTGCGCATACGAAAACGTATATACTCTCGCCCTGCGCGGATTGCACGATGCAGCCATGGGCGTAGGAGTTCCCATCAAAGAGAAAGTGAAAATGCTGGGAAGCGCGCTGCTCGATCAGAGAAACATCCTGGCATCCCACATAAAAAAGCCCATTGAAACCGTTCCGCAAGCCTTCACTCCCTATAAAGAGGTTCTAGAAATCTATTCCAACGGCCTGGAACTGCCCGATGACGTGACCATCATCTGGCCGGACGACAACTATGGCTATCTGAAACGCCTGAGCGGTATTAATGAACAGAAACGCTCGGGTAGAGCCGGAGTTTATTATCACGTGTCTTATTTAGGCGTTCCACACAGTTATTTGTGGTTCAGCACCACTCCGCCCGCACTCATGTACGAAGAACTGCGTAAAGCTTACGACACAACGGCAGACAGGATATGGTTGCTCAACTGCGGTGACATGAAGGGCTCCGAAATGCAGGTATCCCTGTTCCTCTCCATGGCCTACGACATCGACCGTTTCAATGCCGACAACGTAGTGACCTATCCGGCTCGTTGGCTGTCGGGTATGTTCGGGGAATCTTATTATACGCGCTTGGAAGACATTACCCGGTCGCATATCCAGTTGGCATTCTCCCGCAAACCCGAATACATGGGTTGGGGATACCACTGGAATCTCTTCAACCACTCTTGCGAACGACTAACCGACACCGACTTTTCACTAACAAACTACGGTGAAGTAGAAGGCAGGCTAAACGAATACAAAAGAATCGGGGCAGAAGCCGGGAAAATACTTAATACATTGGAAGAAGAGAGCCGCCCGGCATTTTTCCAGTTACTATACTATCCGGTAAAAGGCGCGGAGCTGATGAACCGTATGACACTGAACGGACAGCGCAACCGCTGGTACGCCCGCCAACAACGCGCTGCAACCAACAGGATGAAGAAAGAAGTGCAACTCTGCTACGACAGTCTCCAAACCATCACCGCTGACTACAACGCATTGCTTGACGGTAAATGGAAGTACATGATGTCCATGCGTCAAAACTATGACAATGTGAGTGCCTATTTTCAATTGCCCCACCTGGAGGAATATGTTCCGGCAGGCTCTCCCCGTCTGGCGTTGCAAGTGAAAAATGAAGATGCCGCCATTACCCAAAGAAGCTTCCATGCACTTCCATGCTTCAACACTTACCTTCACCGAAGTTACTGGATCGACCTCTACAATAAAGGCAACGGTTTCATTAAATGGCAGGCGCAACCTTCGGCCGATTGGATCGTACTGAACAAAACATCCGGTGAAACGGCAACCGAAGAACGGATTCAAGTCTCTGTCGATTGGAAGAAAGTCCCGACAGGAGAAAACATCTTGGGAAATATCCGCTTCACGGACGGCAAAGCAGAAAAGGAAGTCCTTCTGTCCGTATTCAATCCCGCCTCTCCGCGACCGGAAGAGGTCGAAGGCATATATGTAGAAGACAACGGTTGCATCTCCATCCCCGGAGCAGGCTTCCACCGCAAACACGAGAATGCCGACATACAGATGCACATCCTTGATGGAATCGGCATTGAGGGGCAGTCGCTGCAAATGGGAAACCCTGTAGCACCGCTACAAATCTTCCGAGCGAAAGAAGTTCCCCACATAGAATATGATTTCTATACTTTCGATGCCGGTTCGGTGGATGTATATACCTATGTACTTCCTACTTTCCCCCTTCATGCCGACCGGGATTTCCGATTATCGGAGAATACGAATGTAGACACGAAGTATAGTATACGTATCGACGACGGAGCCATCGCCACTCCTACAACCTCGGCTGTGGAATACACTCAGGTCTGGTTTGAAGGCGTGCTACGCAACTACACCGTCAACAAATCGACTCTTCATATCGACAAACCCGGTCGCCATACCTTGCAGATTCGTTGTGGAGATCCGGGAGTTGTCATTCAGAAAATCGTCCTCGATTTCGGTGGAATGAAGCGTTCTTATTTAGGTCCGAACTCTACATTGTCATTCAGGACAAAGTGA
- the topA gene encoding type I DNA topoisomerase, with product MQKNLVIVESPAKAKTIEKFLGKDYKVLSSYGHIRDLKRKEFSIDIAKNFTPDYEIPEDKKELVEKLKAEAKKADVVWLASDEDREGEAIAWHLFEVLKLKPEQTKRIVFHEITKTAILKAIENPREIDINLVNAQQARRILDRIVGFELSPVLWKKVKPALSAGRVQSVAVRLIVEREREIQAFNTEASYRVTAVFLVPEEDGKTVEMKAELARRLKTKEEAKAFLESCKNASFTIEDIVKRPVKKSPAAPFTTSTLQQEAARKLGYTVAQTMMLAQKLYEAGLITYMRTDSVNLSEYATEGSKQAIIGMMGERYVYSRHFTTKTKGAQEAHEAIRPTYMENASVDASAQEKRLYDLIWKRTIASQMADAELEKTTATIGISTNDDTFTATGEVITFDGFLRIYKESYDDDNEQEDESRLLPPLKKGQVLDYTDIVATERFTQRPSRYTEASLVRKLEELGIGRPSTYAPTISTIQQREYVEKGDKPGEERSFNKLTLKDKAISDETHTEVVGAEKSKLLPTDIGTVVNDFLNEYFSKILDYNFTADIEKKFDEVADGDQQWTTIMKNFYKGFHPSVETTLATKTEHKVGERILGEEPKTGKVVSVKIGRFGPVVQIGSTDSEDKPRFARLEKGYSMETITLEEALGLFKLPRTVGEYEGKPVTIGSGRFGPYIRHNDTFNSLPKGVDPMEVSLEECIEIINNKREAEAKRHIKQFAEEPELEILNGRYGPYIAYKGSNYKIPKDVVPQDLNLKTCLDIVKLQSEKAATPKKPRASKKK from the coding sequence ATGCAGAAGAACCTTGTTATTGTCGAATCTCCAGCCAAAGCGAAAACCATCGAGAAGTTCCTTGGTAAGGACTATAAAGTGCTTTCAAGCTATGGACATATCCGGGACCTGAAGAGAAAAGAATTCAGTATTGATATTGCCAAGAACTTCACCCCCGATTATGAAATACCTGAAGATAAAAAGGAACTGGTCGAGAAGTTGAAGGCTGAGGCGAAGAAAGCTGATGTCGTTTGGCTCGCATCCGATGAGGACCGTGAAGGAGAGGCTATCGCCTGGCATCTTTTTGAGGTGCTGAAACTCAAACCGGAGCAGACGAAACGAATCGTATTCCATGAAATCACGAAAACCGCTATATTAAAAGCTATCGAGAATCCGCGGGAGATCGATATTAATCTGGTAAACGCACAACAGGCGCGGCGTATACTCGACCGCATCGTAGGTTTTGAACTTTCACCCGTTTTGTGGAAGAAAGTAAAGCCCGCCCTTTCTGCCGGTCGCGTGCAATCCGTTGCCGTACGTCTGATTGTGGAACGCGAGCGCGAGATACAAGCCTTCAATACCGAGGCATCCTACCGTGTCACGGCAGTCTTCCTCGTACCGGAGGAGGACGGTAAGACGGTAGAGATGAAAGCCGAACTGGCTCGCCGGTTGAAGACGAAGGAGGAGGCAAAGGCGTTTCTGGAAAGTTGTAAGAACGCATCTTTCACCATCGAAGACATCGTAAAGCGTCCGGTGAAGAAAAGTCCTGCCGCACCGTTCACCACTTCTACTTTGCAGCAGGAGGCTGCCCGTAAACTGGGATACACCGTTGCGCAAACCATGATGCTGGCTCAGAAGCTGTACGAAGCGGGATTGATCACTTATATGCGTACAGACTCGGTGAATCTTTCGGAATATGCGACCGAAGGCAGCAAACAGGCTATCATCGGCATGATGGGTGAAAGATATGTATATTCCCGTCATTTCACGACGAAGACCAAAGGGGCACAAGAGGCGCATGAGGCGATCCGTCCGACATACATGGAGAATGCATCGGTAGATGCCAGCGCACAGGAAAAGAGACTGTACGATCTTATCTGGAAACGTACCATTGCTTCGCAGATGGCGGATGCCGAACTGGAAAAGACCACTGCCACCATAGGAATCAGCACCAATGACGATACTTTCACCGCTACCGGAGAGGTAATCACGTTCGATGGGTTCCTTCGCATTTACAAAGAGTCGTATGATGACGATAATGAACAGGAAGACGAAAGCCGCTTGCTTCCCCCGTTAAAGAAGGGACAAGTTCTCGATTATACCGATATTGTAGCTACCGAGCGTTTCACTCAACGTCCGTCACGTTATACAGAAGCCAGTTTGGTGCGTAAACTGGAGGAACTCGGCATAGGCCGTCCTTCTACCTATGCTCCGACCATCTCTACCATTCAGCAACGCGAATATGTGGAGAAGGGGGATAAACCGGGTGAAGAACGTTCTTTCAATAAACTGACACTGAAGGATAAGGCTATCAGTGACGAGACTCATACCGAGGTAGTAGGAGCCGAGAAGTCGAAACTTCTGCCGACGGATATCGGAACGGTGGTCAATGACTTCCTGAATGAATATTTCTCGAAGATACTGGATTATAACTTTACCGCTGACATTGAAAAGAAGTTTGATGAAGTTGCCGATGGCGACCAGCAATGGACAACCATCATGAAGAACTTCTACAAAGGCTTCCATCCTTCGGTGGAGACAACTTTGGCTACAAAAACGGAGCATAAAGTCGGTGAACGTATCTTGGGCGAAGAGCCAAAAACGGGTAAGGTGGTATCCGTGAAGATCGGACGTTTCGGCCCGGTGGTGCAGATCGGTAGTACCGACTCTGAAGACAAGCCTCGGTTTGCCAGACTGGAGAAAGGCTATTCCATGGAAACCATCACTTTGGAGGAAGCACTCGGACTGTTTAAGCTGCCACGCACCGTTGGTGAGTATGAAGGGAAGCCGGTAACGATCGGTTCGGGACGTTTTGGTCCTTATATCCGTCATAATGATACTTTCAATTCTCTTCCTAAAGGAGTCGATCCGATGGAAGTGTCATTGGAGGAGTGCATCGAAATAATCAATAACAAACGCGAGGCAGAAGCGAAACGGCACATCAAGCAGTTTGCTGAAGAACCGGAACTGGAAATTCTGAACGGAAGATATGGCCCTTACATTGCCTATAAGGGTAGTAACTACAAGATTCCAAAAGATGTAGTGCCGCAAGACTTGAATTTAAAGACTTGTCTTGATATCGTTAAGTTGCAAAGTGAAAAGGCAGCTACTCCGAAGAAGCCACGTGCCTCTAAGAAGAAATAG